AACAAAAACCTAATTCGATTTCTTTAACTTTAACCAGCCTAACTAATTAAAATTACCAACGACATCTTAATTTAATGGTTAATACCAAAGACATGTATACGTAGATCTCAAATTCGAACACCCCATCCCcacttataatttttattttttctacttttttttgggaaatGCCACTTATAATTTCTACTGTATTTATTACCCATATTACCATATAGCTAttctaaaagtaaataaaaactaCTCCatctgtttctttttgttctttacgttttcctttttggttgtttcaaaatattcttaacattttcttttatattatcacataaatactttaatattatatcaaatttgtgtctaatgattattttaaacaaaaaaaatttcatttgggcatttaatctctcacatttTTCTATTAGGACATTATATTTTTCTCATATTagcaatatcagaattttgataaagtaaacgtaaaaaaatagaggaatcttaatacacattaattagtcgttaataaatatacaaaaagccaaatgtaaagaaaaaaagaaatggaTACAGTAGTTGAAATTCACATGTCCAAAGAGTCACCGCGAAAATTAATTAAGATTAACTTGCTTGACCAATACGAGTATATGACCATCGATAGCCTCGTATCTTAGAGATGTTTTATAGTCTTTGTGGAGTAGTCCTGTTGTTGCCCGTAACAAATCAAACGCCCttctccattttctctctcctccgcccTTCCTGGGGCACCTCAAAAGCAAACCAACAACACCAAAAACAGGCCTAAAACCTCCCCACCCCACCTTTTCTCTTCTCCTTCACCTACTCTTCAATGGAGTAGCAGAGACAACCCCACTTACAAGAACAAGGAGAAGCTATAAGGACAGAGAAACAGGCAAAACCCCACTTGTATAAATCTCACAATAATACCACACCCAGTTTTTTTTCAAGGCATTTTGATGACCTTTCATGAAAATTATCCCCAATGTCAACCATAATGCCAACCCATGTTGTTGATATTGAGCAAGGAATTAGTCGCCGGTGCTCCAACACTACCGTCGGCGAGGTTTCCGACGAGGAGAGTGTCCGTTGCTCCGATGGAGAAAGCAGCAGTAGCAGCAACAGCTCAGCTGAGTGTTGTACAAGGGTTGTTGGTGGAGTGGGTGAAAATGTTGGTAGTGGGAGGTTGACTGAGAAAAGGAGGTCGCCGTCGTCTTCTTCTTCGTGTTTATCGGAGTTTTCGGTGGAAGAGGTGGTGGATCTGGAGAGAGGTGGAGGCGGAGTGGCGGCTGTGGAGACGAAAACGGCGGTGCATTTGTCGAAAGTCGAGAGAGATTGTAGAATTTGCCACCTGAGTTTAGATGGGTCGAACCCTGAATCTGGTTTCCCAATTGAGTTGGGATGTTCTTGTAA
This sequence is a window from Spinacia oleracea cultivar Varoflay chromosome 1, BTI_SOV_V1, whole genome shotgun sequence. Protein-coding genes within it:
- the LOC110785513 gene encoding uncharacterized protein; translation: MSTIMPTHVVDIEQGISRRCSNTTVGEVSDEESVRCSDGESSSSSNSSAECCTRVVGGVGENVGSGRLTEKRRSPSSSSSCLSEFSVEEVVDLERGGGGVAAVETKTAVHLSKVERDCRICHLSLDGSNPESGFPIELGCSCKEDLAAAHKHCAEAWFKIRGNKTCEICGSTARNVVGVNEVELMEQWNEANDPAPTVAPPHQPETRHFWQGHRFLNFLLACMVFAFVISWLFHFNVPS